GCCGGTGTGATGGTCAAGCGCTGCACGTTGAAGTTCGCCGCGATCTGCTCCAGGTCTTCCCCTTCGGCGAAGGCCAGCATGACCCCGCGCGCCGCGTCGTTCACACGCTGGCGCCACACCAGCTCGCGGTAGGCGTTCTCCTGCAAGAGCTTGGTGATCGGCTCGGATTCCAGCTCCAGCGTGGCGCGCGCGGCGTCCCGCTGGTCGGCGGGGTGCAGCGATACGAAGTAGTCTTTCCGCTCGGCCAGGATGGCTTCGTAGTCGAGCGTTTCGACCACGGCCGGCGCCGGCAGCTGCGACAGGTCGATGATGGCCATGGTCAGCTCCGAAGGGGCACGGACAGCGTGCCCGCCGCTTCACGGCGCGGGCCGTCCACGCGGTCTGCCTCGATGTCGATCACGGGCTTGCCGTCCGCATCGATCCAGAACCGCACTGAGGAGATGCGGATCCGCGGCTCCCACCGCACCAACGCCGACACGGCGGCGGACATGGTGCGCAGGCGGGTTGCCGGGTTCAGCGGCTGGTCGATCAGCTCGGGGACCTGGCTCCCGTAGTCGCGGCGCATCATGCGCGAGCCGATCGGCGTGGAGAGGATGTCGCGCATCGACTGCACCACGTGCGGCTGGTCGGAAAGC
The sequence above is a segment of the Ralstonia nicotianae genome. Coding sequences within it:
- a CDS encoding GPW/gp25 family protein, whose product is MTGMNNATGRALSDQPHVVQSMRDILSTPIGSRMMRRDYGSQVPELIDQPLNPATRLRTMSAAVSALVRWEPRIRISSVRFWIDADGKPVIDIEADRVDGPRREAAGTLSVPLRS